The Mesotoga sp. UBA6090 genome segment CGATGGTTCACTCAAAAGACGATACAATCGAAGGCAAAATAATCCAGACCGGAGACCTTCTCTCCGCCAAACTCGAAGCCGGCATCCATGCCAGATATTTTCCTGACTTCTTCAGCAGACCGCTGAAAGACCTGGAGCAACGGATAGAAACCTTCAGAAGCTTTGAACCGTATCGTCTAATAGCTGACGCTGAGTGGCTAGAACGCTACACAAATGCCTTGATAGTTCTGCTGCGGGCCGTCCGCTGGAACAGACTGAACAGAAACGTACCGACCACCGTTGCCGCTCATTCATTCTACGTTACAATAACGGCGTACATTCTCTCCTGTATGGAGGAGGAAAATGGCAACGTGATTAATCCGGTTGAATCCGTTAAACTAGCTCTTCTACATGATATTCCAGAAAGCATGACAGGTGACATAATCACTCCAACGAAGAAAAAAGTCCCGGGCTTCGAGGAAGTGATAGCTCAAGTTGAGGAACGAATGGTAACCGAAAATCTGCTAGCCGGAATGCCAGATAGACTTATCAAAGAGCTTAAATACAGAATGCTGGATCCATTTGAATCTCATGAAGGTAGACTCGTGTGGGCAGCCGACCAATTTGCTGCGACAGTAGAATGCCTTATGGAAATTCGTTCGGGAAACACTCAGTATGCCTTCAGAGATGCAATGAACAGGATGCTTGATGACCTATCAAAGTCTGACCTCGAGAGCGTTCAGTCCCTTACCCAATCATTCAGATGGAGTCTAGATTGGACGGGACGATAGTCAAAGCGTCTTCAGAAATCTGTCAAATCTGTCTAGTCCCTCTCTAAGTTCTTCGGTTGAACTCGAAAACGACATTCTTATGAACCCTTCGTAGCTGAATGCACTTCCAGGAACCATTCCGACCTTCTGCTCTTCAAGAAGGCCGATTGCAAAATCATTTGAGTTCTTGAACCTT includes the following:
- a CDS encoding HD domain-containing protein, whose protein sequence is MFQGYVKLLELATNLFTMYRWNNTPTLLRTNEAENAFISAQYCLLMSEMAGLNGLHIDDKKLFQRLVLKELPKCVLSDISVDTKVLIKSLSPDKWNDVFSRTVEEIVQYLPDDRHDPFYLSMVHSKDDTIEGKIIQTGDLLSAKLEAGIHARYFPDFFSRPLKDLEQRIETFRSFEPYRLIADAEWLERYTNALIVLLRAVRWNRLNRNVPTTVAAHSFYVTITAYILSCMEEENGNVINPVESVKLALLHDIPESMTGDIITPTKKKVPGFEEVIAQVEERMVTENLLAGMPDRLIKELKYRMLDPFESHEGRLVWAADQFAATVECLMEIRSGNTQYAFRDAMNRMLDDLSKSDLESVQSLTQSFRWSLDWTGR